One window from the genome of Acanthochromis polyacanthus isolate Apoly-LR-REF ecotype Palm Island chromosome 21, KAUST_Apoly_ChrSc, whole genome shotgun sequence encodes:
- the phb gene encoding prohibitin: MAKLLESIGKFGLALAIGGGVVNSALFNVDAGHRAVIFDRFRGVQDAVVGEGTHFLIPWVQKPIVFDCRSRPRNVPVITGSKDLQNVNITLRILFRPVTTQLPRIFTSIGEDYDERVLPSITTEVLKAVVARFDAGELITQRELVSRQVSEDLTERASTFGLILDDVSLTHLTFGKEFTEAVEMKQVAQQEAERARFVVEKAEQQKQAAIISAEGDSQAALLIANSLMEAGDGLVELRKLEAAEDIAFQLSRSRNVTYLPSGQGTLLQLPQ; encoded by the exons ATGGCCAAGTTACTTGAGTCAATCGGAAAGTTTGGGCTGGCCCTGGCCATCGGTGGAGGTGTTGTGAACTCTGCTCTTTTTAACG TCGATGCAGGGCACCGGGCCGTGATATTCGACAGGTTTCGAGGTGTGCAAGATGCTGTTGTTGGTGAAGGGACCCATTTCCTCATTCCCTGGGTGCAGAAGCCCATCGTGTTTGATTGCCGCTCCCGTCCACGCAACGTGCCTGTAATCACAGGCAGCAAAG ACCTGCAGAATGTCAACATCACATTGCGTATCCTCTTCCGACCGGTGACGACTCAGTTGCCACGCATCTTCACCAGTATCGGAGAGGACTATGATGAGAGGGTGCTACCGTCCATCACCACAGAGGTCTTAAAGGCCGTAGTG GCTAGGTTTGATGCCGGTGAGCTGATCACTCAGAGAGAGCTGGTGTCTCGGCAGGTCAGCGAGGACCTCACGGAAAGAGCCTCCACCTTCGGCCTGATTCTGGATGATGTTTCACTG ACACACTTGACCTTTGGAAAGGAATTCACAGAGGCTGTTGAGATGAAGCAGGTGGCTCAGCAGGAGGCAGAGAGGGCCCGATTCGTAGTAGAAAAG gcCGAGCAACAGAAGCAGGCGGCCATCATCTCAGCAGAGGGAGACTCCCAGGCTGCCCTGCTCATCGCCAACTCCCTGATGGAGGCGGGCGACGGTCTGGTGGAGCTGCGTAAGCTGGAGGCCGCCGAGGACATCGCCTTCCAGCTGTCGCGCTCACGCAACGTCACCTACCTGCCCTCCGGACAGGGCACGTTGCTCCAGCTGCCCCAGTGA